Proteins found in one Streptomyces sp. CB09001 genomic segment:
- a CDS encoding lysyl oxidase family protein — MTRTRTTRLRRPLLTATTAVAAMAVTAGLVAATAEPAKAATGPKLSLIAATTSLTLTSWKEDPGVYLDLGTYLTAEGRPLELKVTRKSYKDPVIITQTVYEGGKAKAKVLPKGTVKDFSGLPGFAEITVTDKAGKKVLGRTEDFCPNNASGRVRPDAPATSKYPESCSTNPFTLGSVWGVEQGWAANTYAGSYTEPVSLAAGTYTAKVGVAKKYRDLFGIANKPATVKVTVVERSYEDDQGAAGSAASRSATAGEHAGHGAAHQAPAAHAGHGPGHAPTPAQAAAPVTSGAGASYNVGHGPLRAAPPALPWALKKQQAARSAPVGDKGGQTDGSRKAPALQPLAARPAGEPAVPDVPKPDLRSLPAYGIVVSDGEEDVRGKDYLAFSANVWNAGPAQLVVDGFRSPGKDKMDAYQYFYDAKGKQVGYAPTGTMEWDPRPGHVHWHFTDFASYRLLKADKKEAVRSGKEAFCLANTDAIDYTVKNANWHPFNTDLATACGEENSISVREVLDVGSGDTYSQDLPGQSFDITDVPNGTYYIQVLANPEKRLKETSLDNNSALRKIVLGGKPDARTVTVPAHDLVNAN, encoded by the coding sequence ATGACCAGAACGCGCACCACCCGGCTGCGACGTCCGCTGCTCACAGCTACCACGGCGGTCGCCGCCATGGCCGTGACCGCGGGGCTCGTGGCCGCCACCGCGGAGCCGGCGAAAGCGGCGACAGGACCCAAGCTGAGCCTCATCGCCGCGACCACCTCACTCACGCTCACCTCCTGGAAGGAGGATCCTGGCGTCTACCTGGACCTCGGCACCTACCTCACCGCGGAGGGCAGGCCGCTGGAGCTGAAGGTGACCCGGAAGTCCTACAAGGACCCGGTGATCATCACCCAGACCGTGTACGAGGGCGGCAAGGCCAAGGCCAAGGTATTGCCCAAGGGCACGGTGAAGGACTTCTCCGGGCTGCCCGGCTTCGCGGAGATCACGGTCACCGACAAGGCGGGCAAGAAGGTCCTCGGCCGGACCGAGGACTTCTGCCCGAACAACGCCAGCGGCCGGGTACGCCCCGACGCGCCCGCCACCTCCAAGTATCCGGAGAGCTGCTCCACCAACCCGTTCACCCTCGGTTCGGTGTGGGGCGTCGAGCAGGGCTGGGCGGCCAACACCTACGCGGGTTCCTACACCGAGCCCGTCTCCCTGGCGGCCGGAACCTACACCGCCAAGGTCGGGGTCGCCAAGAAGTACCGTGACCTCTTCGGCATCGCGAACAAGCCCGCCACCGTCAAGGTGACCGTGGTGGAGCGGAGTTACGAGGACGACCAGGGTGCCGCCGGGTCGGCCGCGTCCCGGTCCGCGACGGCGGGCGAGCACGCCGGTCACGGGGCCGCCCACCAGGCTCCGGCCGCCCACGCGGGCCACGGGCCGGGGCACGCCCCGACCCCCGCCCAGGCCGCCGCACCCGTCACGAGCGGGGCGGGTGCCTCGTACAACGTGGGCCACGGACCGCTCAGGGCGGCACCGCCCGCCCTGCCGTGGGCGCTGAAGAAGCAGCAGGCCGCGCGGTCCGCGCCGGTCGGCGACAAGGGAGGCCAGACCGACGGCTCGCGCAAGGCCCCGGCACTTCAGCCGCTGGCCGCGCGACCCGCGGGCGAGCCCGCCGTCCCGGACGTCCCCAAGCCCGACCTGCGCTCGCTGCCGGCCTACGGCATCGTCGTCAGCGACGGGGAGGAGGACGTCCGCGGCAAGGACTACCTGGCCTTCAGCGCCAACGTGTGGAACGCCGGTCCGGCGCAACTGGTGGTGGACGGCTTCCGGTCCCCGGGCAAGGACAAGATGGACGCCTACCAGTACTTCTACGACGCCAAGGGCAAGCAGGTCGGCTACGCCCCGACGGGCACCATGGAGTGGGACCCGCGTCCGGGGCACGTGCACTGGCACTTCACCGACTTCGCCAGCTACCGGCTGCTGAAGGCGGACAAGAAGGAGGCCGTGCGCAGCGGCAAGGAGGCATTCTGCCTGGCCAACACCGACGCGATCGACTACACGGTGAAGAACGCCAACTGGCACCCGTTCAACACCGATCTGGCCACCGCCTGCGGCGAGGAGAACTCCATCTCCGTCCGCGAGGTCCTCGACGTCGGTTCCGGCGACACCTACTCCCAGGACCTGCCGGGCCAGTCCTTCGACATCACGGACGTGCCCAACGGCACGTACTACATCCAGGTACTGGCCAACCCCGAGAAGCGGCTCAAGGAGACCAGCCTCGACAACAACAGTGCGCTGCGGAAGATCGTGCTCGGCGGCAAGCCGGACGCCCGGACCGTGACCGTACCGGCACACGACCTGGTGAACGCGAACTGA
- a CDS encoding NADP-dependent oxidoreductase, translating into MSVRNRQWVLARRPRGDLDPSRPDCFELRVAQAPEPGPDQVLVRVDWLSIDPTQRGWLNAGPNYRAPVGLGEVMRGGGVGEVVVSNVPALPIGTHVYGELGWQDYAVGGPDGLYGIHPVPPGVEPRSMLGLFGATGLTAYFGMTDVGRPGPGETVVVSAAAGATGAIAAQIAKARGARVIGIAGGGRKCRWAVETAGLDACIDHTRDDVPAELAQLAPDGVDVYFDNVGGDLLEAVLDRLALHARIVVCGGVASGYRGESPATGPRNYLQLGLRRARMEGFVFLDHVERFPEAFGALATWSAKGDIVLEESVAEGLAQAPAALAGLFRGHNLGKQLVRVRG; encoded by the coding sequence ATGTCTGTCAGGAACCGCCAGTGGGTGCTGGCCCGCCGCCCCCGGGGCGACCTCGACCCGTCCCGTCCCGACTGCTTCGAGCTGCGCGTCGCGCAGGCGCCCGAACCAGGGCCGGACCAGGTCCTCGTCCGCGTCGACTGGCTGAGTATCGACCCCACTCAGCGGGGGTGGCTGAACGCCGGCCCCAACTACCGTGCGCCGGTGGGACTGGGAGAGGTGATGCGAGGCGGCGGCGTCGGCGAGGTGGTGGTCTCGAACGTCCCCGCGCTCCCGATCGGCACGCACGTGTACGGCGAACTCGGCTGGCAGGACTACGCCGTCGGCGGGCCCGACGGCCTGTACGGCATCCACCCCGTTCCGCCCGGCGTCGAACCGCGCAGCATGCTGGGCCTGTTCGGCGCCACCGGCCTGACCGCCTACTTCGGGATGACCGACGTGGGCCGCCCCGGACCGGGTGAGACCGTCGTCGTCTCGGCTGCCGCGGGCGCCACCGGGGCGATCGCCGCCCAGATCGCGAAGGCGCGCGGCGCACGCGTGATCGGCATCGCGGGCGGCGGACGCAAGTGCCGCTGGGCGGTCGAGACCGCCGGCCTGGACGCGTGCATCGACCACACCCGCGACGACGTCCCGGCCGAACTGGCCCAGCTCGCCCCCGACGGCGTCGACGTGTACTTCGACAACGTAGGCGGTGATCTCCTGGAGGCGGTCCTGGACCGCCTCGCCCTGCACGCCCGCATCGTGGTGTGCGGCGGCGTGGCCTCCGGCTACCGTGGCGAGTCGCCCGCGACCGGCCCCCGCAACTACCTCCAGCTCGGCCTGCGCCGGGCCCGCATGGAGGGCTTCGTCTTCCTCGACCACGTCGAGCGCTTCCCCGAGGCGTTCGGCGCGCTCGCCACCTGGTCCGCGAAGGGCGACATCGTCCTGGAGGAGTCCGTGGCGGAGGGCCTCGCCCAGGCTCCCGCCGCCCTCGCCGGGCTCTTCCGGGGCCACAACCTGGGCAAGCAGCTCGTCCGCGTGCGCGGGTGA
- a CDS encoding helix-turn-helix domain-containing protein, translated as MDRSRKADDLALALELTRAASGLRRRLDVQGLSFREFAVLHHLARSPERRLRRLDLVELLGITPSGVARLLAPLERQGYVDRCPDPRDARRALVTLTGAGAALAGEATAVAADKASALLGRALGPVDREAFATLLHRFTELM; from the coding sequence ATGGACCGCTCGCGGAAGGCGGACGACCTCGCGCTCGCTCTGGAGCTGACCCGCGCCGCCTCGGGACTGCGGCGGCGGCTCGACGTACAGGGGCTCTCCTTTCGGGAGTTCGCCGTCCTGCACCACCTGGCGCGCTCTCCCGAACGGCGGCTGCGCCGGCTCGACCTCGTCGAGCTGCTCGGCATCACCCCGTCCGGCGTGGCCCGGCTCCTCGCGCCGCTGGAGAGGCAGGGGTACGTCGACCGCTGCCCCGACCCGCGCGACGCCCGACGCGCGCTGGTCACCCTGACCGGCGCGGGGGCCGCACTGGCCGGGGAGGCGACGGCCGTCGCCGCCGACAAGGCCTCGGCGCTGCTGGGCCGGGCGCTCGGCCCCGTGGACCGCGAGGCCTTCGCCACCCTGCTCCACCGGTTCACGGAGCTGATGTGA
- a CDS encoding NAD(P)/FAD-dependent oxidoreductase yields MHTPVTIIGAGLGGLTLARVLHVHAIPVTVYEADSSPSARAQGGLLDIHDYNGQLAVEAAGLTDEFRAIVLDGRQALRVLDRDGTVRLDQADDGTGGRPEVQRGDLRQILLDSLPAGTVRWGHKVGRARSLGDGRHEVTFADGGAVVTRLLVGADGAWSRVRPLLSSATPEYVGKSVVETYLFDTGTRHPVAAKTVGGGMLIAPAPGKEIFAHREKGDTLHAYVGLNRPLDWFAGIDFTDGAAAGARIAQEFDGWATELTALITDSDVAPALRPLYALPTGHRWERVPGVTLLGDAAHLAAPNGEGANLAMLDGAELGAALAAHPGDVEAALSEYERAMFPRSAEAASDDMIDMNSPDHTAQGLIDLVTDNGR; encoded by the coding sequence GCTCGGCGGACTCACACTGGCCCGCGTCCTGCACGTCCACGCGATCCCGGTCACCGTCTACGAGGCCGACTCCTCGCCTTCGGCGCGCGCCCAGGGCGGGCTGCTGGACATCCACGACTACAACGGGCAGCTCGCGGTCGAGGCGGCCGGGCTGACGGACGAGTTCCGGGCCATTGTTCTCGATGGCCGTCAGGCACTGCGGGTACTCGACCGGGACGGCACGGTCCGGCTCGACCAGGCCGACGACGGCACCGGTGGACGGCCGGAGGTTCAGCGCGGCGACCTGCGGCAGATCCTGCTCGACTCGCTCCCGGCCGGCACCGTGCGGTGGGGACACAAGGTCGGCCGGGCCCGTTCCCTCGGCGACGGCCGGCACGAGGTGACGTTCGCCGACGGTGGCGCCGTCGTCACCCGCCTGCTGGTCGGGGCGGACGGCGCGTGGTCACGTGTCCGGCCGCTGCTGTCCTCCGCCACACCCGAGTACGTCGGCAAGTCGGTGGTCGAGACCTACCTGTTCGACACCGGCACACGACACCCGGTGGCCGCGAAGACGGTCGGTGGCGGAATGCTGATCGCTCCCGCACCGGGCAAGGAGATCTTCGCCCACCGGGAGAAGGGCGACACCCTGCACGCCTACGTGGGGCTGAACCGGCCGCTGGACTGGTTCGCCGGGATCGACTTCACCGACGGCGCCGCGGCAGGCGCACGCATCGCCCAGGAATTCGACGGCTGGGCGACGGAGCTCACCGCGCTGATCACCGACAGCGATGTCGCGCCGGCCCTGCGCCCCCTCTACGCGCTGCCGACCGGACACCGGTGGGAGCGGGTACCGGGGGTGACCCTGCTGGGCGATGCCGCCCACCTCGCCGCTCCCAACGGCGAGGGCGCCAACCTCGCGATGCTCGACGGCGCGGAACTCGGTGCGGCCCTCGCCGCGCACCCCGGTGACGTCGAGGCGGCACTGAGCGAGTACGAGCGGGCCATGTTCCCCCGCAGCGCCGAGGCGGCGAGCGACGACATGATCGACATGAACTCCCCCGACCACACGGCCCAGGGCCTGATCGACCTGGTCACCGACAACGGCCGGTGA